Proteins encoded by one window of Vicia villosa cultivar HV-30 ecotype Madison, WI unplaced genomic scaffold, Vvil1.0 ctg.000219F_1_1, whole genome shotgun sequence:
- the LOC131625557 gene encoding uncharacterized protein LOC131625557: MTWYKSLPDESITSWKVLGKLFSRHFTSSRRHPKSEASLEAIIQGKDESLRDYIERFNKEAVQVSTTAHMKKFLLERGLRPRSDFAKAVGIETPVTLDEFFLKAQAYIQYEEKEAAHAVPNSRQEESSKNGRQDNSLRGMDKKKDDRGRDPKDYKAPAGNFREYTPVNASRECILNECANAEFQTGKVRFPKTMPARPNMDKSKFCRFHKGHGHNTEDCIHMKDAIEILIREGHLKQYAKKQEAAKEAKPITEEKPTEDTPAMQVATSITRLEDFYLPDWVKSANAPSPRSSWEMFPSAMVISGGGFSKLTVGSVKREFDKLLSASSSKAAALDQAKGSPSSISFYKEELPGGAPNATIPLLIRARMANFDVRHILVDQGSMVDIMYSQLFRTLQLNDSHLTPYVGSDLQGFNDTVTTPWGFVKLIVSIGSVETARAIKV, translated from the coding sequence ATGACTTGGTATAAGAGTTTGCCCGATGAGTCCATCACCTCATGGAAGGTGCTCGGAAAACTTTTTTCCAGACACTTCACGTCCTCCCGAAGACACCCCAAGTCAGAAGCCTCCTTGGAAGCCATCATCCAAGGAAAAGACGAGTCCCTACGGGATTACAtagaaagattcaacaaggaagCCGTGCAGGTATCCACAACTGCCCATATGAAGAAATTCTTGCTCGAGCGAGGCCTCCGACCACGCTCAGACTTCGCCAAAGCCGTCGGGATCGAAACACCGGTCACTCTGGACGAGTTCTTCCTCAAAGCCCAGGCATACATACAATATGAGGAAAAGGAGGCCGCTCATGCAGTACCTAACTCCAGGCAGGAAGAAAGCAGTAAAAATGGTCGCCAAGACAATTCCCTTCGGGGAATGGACAAAAAGAAAGACGACAGGGGCCGAGATCCCAAGGACTACAAGGCCCCAGCCGGGAATTTCCGAGAGTACACCCCGGTCAACGCTTCGAGGGAATGCATCTTAAATGAGTGCGCGAACGCCGAATTTCAGACGGGCAAGGTCCGCTTCCCTAAGACTATGCCTGCGCGGCCGAACATGGATAAATCGAAGTTCTGCCGATTCCACAAAGGCCATGGGCATAACACTGAGGACTGCATCCACATGAAGGATGCCATAGAAATATTAATCCGGGAGGGACACCTCAAGCAATACGCGAAGAAGCAAGAGGCCGCCAAAGAAGCCAAACCGATCACCGAGGAAAAGCCGACGGAGGATACGCCCGCCATGCAAGTAGCCACGAGCATCACCAGGCTGGAAGACTTTTACCTCCCCGATTGGGTCAAATCGGCGAACGCCCCCTCTCCTCGCAGCTCATGGGAAATGTTCCCTTCCGCCATGGTCATATCCGGCGGGGGATTCAGTAAACTCACCGTCGGATCCGTAAAACGAGAATTCGACAAGCTACTCTCAGCCAGTTCGAGCAAAGCCGCTGCTCTCGACCAAGCGAAAGGCAGCCCATCCTCTATATCTTTCTACAAAgaggaactgcccggcggagcgcCCAACGCGACCATCCCCCTCCTCATCCGGGCTCGGATGGCCAATTTTGACGTGCGACACATCCTAGTCGATCAAGGGAGTATggtggacatcatgtactcccaactgTTCAGAACACTACAACTCAATGACAGCCACCTTACCCCCTATGTGGGATCAGACCTACAAGGCTTCAACGACACCGTGACGACACCATGGGGGTTCGTCAAGCTCATCGTTTCCATCGGATCGGTGGAAACCGCCAGGGCCATCAAAGTCTAA